CACAAGAAGGGCAGTAAACGCAAGGACGGCACGCATGAGCATTCCATCCTCGCCAAACTGTATGCCCGTCGAGCGCAATTCGGGGCCTCCCGTGCAAATCTGAAGTTTGTCTCCAACATCGGGGTCAAGCTGCCCGACGAAGCTGGTGGGGCGTCCCTCGCTACCAATACAGACTTGTCCTCTCTGACAGCCGAGCAGCAGACGCTCGTGAAGCTCGCCATCAGTACTCAACTGTGCATCCCGGAAGTGGAGGTCGACTTGGCGGGCGTTCTGGTTTACAAGACCAATCTCCCGCTGGGTGAGCCAGAGATTTTCGTCAGTGGGAAGCTAGAGCAACTATCGTCCACGGGTCGGCTGCCGTTCCCGCTGAGTCATACGTCGGTGGCGGCGCGTGTCCTTGCCAGCGAAATACAGAGCCGGGCGTCCAGCACCACCTACGCACGCAACTTTGAAGAACTCAAGCTCCGCATCATCTCCAAGGCCCAGGCCTTGGACATCCTGGCCAATGTCGCACAGTCGAGGGCGCCGCTGAGTGAAATCCTAGACGAAGCCACTACCGAGTTGGATCGGGAGGGGCACCCCTTCATCGAGCGCAAGGACATCAAGGCCCACCGGGTCAGGGTATGCGCCGATGCATCCGACCGGACCAACATGATATTCAGCGGGGTCGCGAACGCGCTTCAGCGGGCTCGATTTCCAGTTGAGGCTGCCATCGGCGCGAAGGCGACGTTGGGCGAACTGATGAACCAGGTTGTTGAGGAGGCCCGGGCATCGAGCCTAGCCGAGTGCAGCGGCCTACCCTTGGGCTATATCCGCGCTGTGGCGCTACTGGTGCTATTCGATGCAATCGACCTCAATGTATTCACTGCTCCGGCTGGTTCGGAACCTAAGGAAGAAAAATGAACCAGCGCGTGACTTACAAGACGCTCTGGCTCGTGTCCGCGAGAGACGGGAGCGCCAGAAAGCAGCAGTTCAGTCAGAAGACGCTGCTGCTGGGACCGAACGGAACCGGTAAGTCGCGGATCGTCAAGAATCTGTATTGGGTTTTTGGGTGCAAGACTCGAAAGCGCGACGCAGGCATCTGGGATCCAGACACCGTCGCCGCCTTGGAGTTCGCGTATCGCGACACCAACTATATCGTTGTCCGCGACGGTAAGCGGCTTGGTATGTTCGAAGACAACGACCAGTTGCTCTTCTCTGCCGACAACATGAGTGCTTGGTCCAAGCAGATTGCAGCCTTTTTCGGCTTCGAGCTAAGGCTCAAGCGCCCCCAGAGTGCGACCTTCTCGCAAGCCGGACCAGAGTATATGTTCATGCCGTTCTATATGGACCAGGACGGTAGTTGGGGCGCCGGTTGGGATACCTTCGAACAGCTTACACAGTTCTCGAACTGGAAGGGCGCCACCTTCGAATCCTTCATTGGAATGAGGCCCAATGCCTACTTTCATGCGAAATATCTTTCGACCGAGATTGGTGACCGAGCCAATGAGCGGCGGAAGGAGCTCGAAGCGCACCGAGCAGCGTTCAAGCGGGTGCAAGACGTCCTGCCCAAGAACCTGCCGTCCCTCAACTTTGCCGCGTTCCGCAGCGAACTGGCCGAGCTTGGTCGCAAGGCGACCAAGCTCCAGCAAGATCAGGTTCGCATTCGCGGGCAACTGCTGGGTCTTGTCAACATTCGTGAGAAGGTGAAGTCGGAGCTGAAAATTGCCCTTGCGGCTTCCAGCGAGCTGAAGGGTGACTTTGCATACCTGACCGATCGCGCTGGCGAGTCCATCGAGTGCCCCACCTGTGGCACCGTGCACGAAAACTCCTTCCATGCACGCATTCTTCTCTCCAGCGATGCGGAGTCCCTGGGAGGTCTCATCATGGAGCTTCGGACACAGGTGGACGACATCGGCAGCAAGGAGGCCAGCATCCGCGCCAGCTTGCAATCAGTGGAGCGCGACATCGCCGAACTGGACAAGCTTCAACAGGAGCGGCGCGCCAAACTGAAACTAGAGGAGGTCCTCGCTTCTCAGAGCAAGAGGACACTCGACACAGCCTTCCAGCGTGTCAGCCGCGATCTTTCCGGGGCACTGAAGAAACTCGAGGCAGAGAAGGCGAAGGCGGACGAACAGGCCAAGAAGTTCGAAGACCCGAAGCGCCTGTCTGCAGTGCGCCAGTATTTTTCGGCGCAAGTATCGAGTCTGTCCAGCTTGGTCGACGTCCCCATAGATGAGCAGATCGGCGAACCGAAGCCCGGTACACGTGCGCAGTCTGGAGGAAGCTCCGCGCCTCGATCCATGCTGGCAGTCCACCTGGCCATGCTCGCGACCAACGCTGAATGGGGCGACTCCCCACTATTTCCCTTTGTCGTTGATACCCCGCAGCAGTCGGGCCAGGACGATTCCAATCTGACGAAGATGGTCCAAGTTTTGGGCAGAGCTGCCGGAGTTCACCATCAAGTCATATTGGCAGCGGAGCGCTTGCCAACGAGCGTACAGCTAGGAGACTTCGAAGTTGTACGGCTGACGGAGAAGAGACAGGTCCTTTCGAAGGACATTTTTGATGAGGCGGTGGCACGCCTTCAAGAGCCCCTATCGGCGCTGAGAGAGAGCCTAAGACCTGCGGTCCAAACCGCATGATGAACGGTACAGTGACCAACTCCAAAGTCATTGAGTGGTCAATTTTGGAGGACCGTACCCCGTTTTGAACGGCCATTCAGGTGGGCGCGCGCCAGACTGACCCGCTTGGCACACCCGCCGGACGCGTAGCCTGCCGGAATTGTTGCCCGCTACCGTGCCTGCCAGCGGCAGGCCGACTGGTCTCGTGATCAGACCTATCTATGGGGACAAAGACCGATGCTCTCAGTCCGTATCACCGAAGATAATCCTGCGCTCGCGACGCTGCAGCGGTCCTGGGCCACCGCCATATATTCTGACGAGGACGGCATAGGGCCCATGGGATCGTTGCACGAGGCCGGCGATGCGCTGGTCGCCCTCGCCCTGATCGAAGAAGACGGCCCCATCGTGCTGGGCAGTGGCGTCATGATTGGTCCGGGACTGGCAGTGGCGGCCACGCACGTGCTGGAAGAGTTCACCGCTCGGAACGCCGACCCGGTGCTGCTAACATTCGTGCCAGATGGGGCACGTGCCTGGCTTCCGCGCGAGCGGTCGACCGTGACGGGGCCCAGTGCCTTCGGAGCGGATCGCCGGATCGTCTCAGACATATCGCTGCTGGGCTGCACTCTGAACTCGGAGGCGCACGTGCACCATCCGCTGACGCTGGCGCCGCTGCGGGTCGCCCTGCCTCTGGTCGGTGAGCGCCTCTGGGCGTTCGGCTACCGCCACGGCGCGCTGCAAGACGCCGAGGCGCTGATCACACCGCTTGTAACGTCCGGAGTGGTGACCAAGGCCTATCCGCACGGCCGCGGCGAACGCATGCCTTCCGCGTGCATTGAGGTCTCGATGGATACCAAAGGCGGCATGAGTGGTGGACCCGTGGTCAACGCCAACGGCGAGCTGGTGGGCATCGTGTCGTCGTCAATCGACGGCGGGCCGTCCTACGTCACTCTGATCTGGGAGGCGCTTCGCCTAAAGGTCTCCAACAGGCTGTCGTCGCCTGCGTGGGGCGATATCGACCTGTTCGCGGCGCGGGCCCTAGGACTCGTGAAGCTCAAGGGCCGGGTCAGAAGGAGCAAGCGCGGCGACATTAGGATGGCGTTGTCCGAGCCCGAGGCCGAACTGATGGCAGTGTCGGTGGATCCCGCGCCAATGGTGTCGTCGCGGTCCACGCGCAGGCTGCTTGCCGATGCGCAGTTGGAGGAGTTCGAAGAACGGTGGCTTCCTGAGATAGAAACAGCAGCGGCCGACACCGCGCTGGCGCATCTGGAGAAGTTAGCGCTGCCGTCGGTGCACTGCTTCCTTGCGGCGTCTGCCGTGCCCGCAGCGTGCTTGGCACCAATCCGGGCGTTCGCCGTCGAGGACTTAGAGGGCTCAGAGGACCCCGACCTTCTGTCTGTGTGGGAGGATGAGGATGGTACCGTTGCCATTGCCGTTGCCTTCGATCTGCTGTCGGTCGTATGGACGGTGCAAGTGCCCGCTGCGGACTATCTGGCGGTGGCAGGGGACTACGACGCTCATTTTATTAACACTTCGGTCGATGGTCCGACGGCAAGCATGGAGCTAGTCCAGCGCTGCCACTTTGAGGCGGAGCTCACCCTCGATCAAGAGGCCGCGCAGTTTATGCAGGCATCGATCACGTTTTCCGGTGTCATACGGCCTAAGCGGCGTGCTCCTCCGAGTTAATGCCGACATCGGGTCGGGAGTAATCATTCCATATGGTGGGAAGCTGCCGTCGAGAGCGAGTCGTGGCCGAGCGGCAAGTAACCGAAGCATAGCTGCTCGACAAGCGCAACGCGTCCAGTGTCGGCTCAGGCCGATCAGCTGTCGTCGATGACTCCCCGTAGCCCACTCAACTCCCACATGTCTGAATCAAAAACTGCCTGAACGCATCCGCTGGACGAGCTAGTTCGGCGCCTCGTTTCCAGATCAGTCCCACCTCCATGTCGGGTACAACGTCGAGGATGGGGCGGGATTCGATTTTCTTTCCTTCGAGGGACCACGGGCGATACATCATGTCCGACAGTATGGTGACGCCGAAGCCGTGGGCGATCAGGCCGCGCAGGGCTTCTACTGCGCCGGTGCGGAAGGCGATGTCGGGAGCGATACCTCGGGCTTGCCAGTAGCGCTGCGTGGAGCGTTCGCCTTCGTCTACGGTGATCTGAATGTAGGGGTAGGCGGCGATGTCTTCCAGTGCGGCATTGTCCTTTTGCAGCAAGGGGTGGTCGGCTGAGGTCCATAGCTGACGCCGCGATCGCAACAAGACGTGGTGGCCAAAGCGTTCGCGTTCGGTGACGTTGGAGAGGATGACGACGCCGAGTTCAATCTCTTCGCTCTCTACAGCTTTCTCGATCTCGGCGCGGTTCATGTCGCGCAGGTCCAGTCCAAGGTCGGGATAGTTGGCGCGGAAACGAGCGAGCAGGGGAGGAAGAAAGTAGCCGAGCACGGTGTAGGAGGCGCCGATTCGGATCGCGCCCTTGAGGTGGTGGGCCTGGAAACGAGGTTCGCGCAGCGCATCTTCAAGCGAATCAAGAATGTGACGGGTGCGTTGATAGAAGCCGTGACCTTCGGCGGTGAGGCTGACTCCGTGCGGTTTTCGGTCGAAAAGGCGCACACCAAGCGAGGCTTCCAGCAACAGCACCGCGTTGGTGATGGCCGATTGGGAGACATGGGCTCGAGTGGCGGCCATTGAGAACTGTCCCGTTTCGGCTGCGGCGACGAAGTAGCGCAGTTGGCGCAGGGTGACACTGTTATCTGCTGACATCTGTTTTCCTGATACCAGAACTCATTATTCGTGACTTTACGATAGATGAACATGTTTCTACTATATGTTCAAATAATGAAGAACTGGAGACACGGATGAACTCACCACTTTCTGCAGAGGCTGCAGGGGCCATGGCGTCGGTCAGTCTTGACGACAAGTACACCAAGGCAGTTGGACGGGTGTATATCAGCGGCACCCAGGCTCTCGCGCGACTGCCGATGCTGCAGAAAGAGCGTGACCGGCTTGCCGGGCTGAACACTGCTGGGTATATCTCGGGCTACCGTGGGTCTCCGCTCGGTGGGCTTGACCTGGCCTTGTGGAAGGCCAAGAAACATCTTGCCAGCCACGATGTGGTCTTTCAGCCGGGTCTCAACGAGGATCTTGCCGCAACCGCAGTGTGGGGTACGCAGCAGGTCAATCTTTATGCCAATGCTCAGCGCGACGGTGTGTTCGGCATGTGGTACGGAAAGGGGCCGGGTGTTGATCGTTCGGCCGATGTGCTCAAGCACGCCAACGCCGCTGGAACTTCGCCACATGGTGGAGTGCTGATGCTGGCGGGCGACGATCACGCGGCCAAGTCGTCATCGGTCGCACACCAGTCGGAACACCTTCTCATTGCCTGCGGTATCCCGGTGCTGTACCCGGCCAATGTTCAGGAATACCTCGACTTCGGTTTGCACGCCTGGGCGATGAGCCGTTATTCGGGCCTATGGGTGTCGATGAAGTGCGTGACCGACGTGGTTGAGTCCTCGGCCTCGGTCGATATCGACCCGGAACGCTTGAAGATAGTGATCCCCGAGCATTTCGAGATGCCCGAGGGGGGACTGAACATCCGCTGGCCCGATACCCCGCTAGCGCAGGAAGCGCGCATGCTCGATTACAAGTGGTACGCCGCGCTCGAGTACATCCGTGCCAACAAACTCAACAAGGTTGTGATCGATTCGCCTAATGCGCGCCTTGGCATCATGGCCGCGGGCAAGGCTTATCTCGATGTGCGTCAGGCGCTGACCGATCTTGGTCTAGATGAGGAAGCCTGTCAGCGCATCGGCATCCGACTTTTCAAGGTGGGTTGCGTCTGGCCGCTCGACGCGCAGGATGCACGCGAGTTTGCGACCGGACTCGAAGAAATTCTGGTGGTCGAGGAAAAGCGCCAGATTCTCGAATACGCGCTGAAGGAAGAACTGTACAACTGGCGTGAGGATGTCCGTCCCCGTATCTACGGGAAGTTTGATGAGCGCAACAATGCAGGTGGCGAATGGTCAGTGCCGCGTGGGCAATGGCTGCTACCGGCGCGTTACGAACTGTCGCCTGCGATCATCGCCAAGGCAATTGCGCTGCGGCTTGATCGGGTTGGTCTGCCTGACGATGTGCATGCCCGCTTGATGGCGCGGATCGAGGTGATCGAGGCCAAAGAGCGCGAGGCCGCACGCCCGCGCATTACCGTCGAGCGCAAACCATGGTTCTGCTCAGGGTGCCCGCACAACACTTCCACCCGCGTCCCCGAAGGCTCGCGAGCGCTCGCCGGAATCGGTTGTCACTACATGGCGATGTGGATGGATCGCAGCACGGAGACCTTCACCCAGATGGGGGGGGAGGGTGTGAGCTGGCTGGGGCAGATGCATTTTTCCGGCGACAAGCATGTATTCGTAAACTTGGGAGACGGTACCTACTTTCACTCCGGGATGCTCGCGATCCGCGCCGCCATCGCAGCAGGCGCAAACATCACGTACAAAATTCTGTTTAACGATGCAGTGGCCATGACAGGTGGTCAGCCGGTTGATGGAACGCTTACCGTGCCCCAGATTGCCTGTCAGGTAGCTGCGGAAGGTGCCGGCCGGATTCTGATCGTTACTGACGAGCCGGAGAAGTATTCGGAGCGCAAAGGCTTGCCTGAGCACGTGACTGTGCACCATCGAGACGAATTAGATGCGCTGCAGAAGCAGTTGCGCGAGTTGCAGGGTGTGTCGATCCTGATCTACGACCAGACTTGTGCCACCGAAAAGCGCCGCCGCCGTAAGCGTGGTGAGTATCCCGACCCGGCACGTCGCCCCTTTATCAATCCAGCCGTATGCGAAGGCTGCGGCGACTGCTCAGTGGCGTCCAACTGCCTGTCGGTGGAGCCGGTGGAAACGCCACTCGGCACCAAGCGCAAGATCAACCAGAGTTCGTGCAATAAGGATTTTTCGTGCCTTAAGGGTTTCTGCCCGAGCTTCGTCACGGCCGAGGGCGCCCAGTTGCGCAAGCCGCCTGCGGTTGAAGCGAGCCGCACTGGGCAGTCGATAATGGTTCCCGAGCCAGTTCTTCCGTTGCTCGACAAGCCTTGCGGAATCGTCGTGACCGGAGTTGGTGGGACGGGCGTCGTCACCATCGGTGCACTCATCGGCATGGCCTCGCACCTCGAAAACAAGGGTGTCACCGTACTCGATATGACTGGTCTGGCACAGAAGGGCGGGGCGGTGATGAGCCACGTTCAGGTGGCGGCGACACCGGAAGAGATTCATGCCACCCGGATCGCGACCGGCGAAGCGAACGTGCTGATCGGCTGCGACGAGATCGTATCGGCCTCGGGCGAGGTCTTGTCGAAGGTGCGACAAGGATTGACCCGCGCGGTGGTCAACAGTGCAAGGACACCTGCTGCGGAGTTTCTCTCCAATCCGGACTGGAAGTTTCCCGGGGTGGCTGCAGAGAATGACATCCGTGCTGGCGTTGGCGAGGACTGCGAATTCATCGATGCGAATGCACTCGCGCTCCAATTGCTCGGCGATACGCTTTACGCCAATCCTTTGTTGCTTGGTTATGCATGGCAGAAGGGATGGTTGCCGCTGGGCAAGGACGCGCTGTTGCGCGCAATCGAACTCAACGCGGTTGCCGTAGAGAAGAACAAGCAGGCATTCGAGTGGGGGCGGCTTGCTGCGCATGATCGCTCTGCACTGCCTGCTGCACCGGCCGCCCGCACCACCGAAGCGGTGGTCATGGAAATGCCGGTATCGCTCGATCGTGTCATCGCGCGCCGGATCGAGTTGCTGACTGCCTATCAGAATGAAAGGTATGCACGGCGCTACAGCGATGCAGTTGCAAGCGTGCGCGAAGCAGAGCAGCGCGTGGTCGGGACTGGCAAGCTGCAATTGACCGATGCGGTCGCTCGCAACCTGGCCAAGCTGATGGCATACAAGGATGAATACGAG
This genomic interval from Parazoarcus communis contains the following:
- a CDS encoding LysR family transcriptional regulator, giving the protein MSADNSVTLRQLRYFVAAAETGQFSMAATRAHVSQSAITNAVLLLEASLGVRLFDRKPHGVSLTAEGHGFYQRTRHILDSLEDALREPRFQAHHLKGAIRIGASYTVLGYFLPPLLARFRANYPDLGLDLRDMNRAEIEKAVESEEIELGVVILSNVTERERFGHHVLLRSRRQLWTSADHPLLQKDNAALEDIAAYPYIQITVDEGERSTQRYWQARGIAPDIAFRTGAVEALRGLIAHGFGVTILSDMMYRPWSLEGKKIESRPILDVVPDMEVGLIWKRGAELARPADAFRQFLIQTCGS
- a CDS encoding dsDNA nuclease domain-containing protein, translated to MSQRTHTRRAESVQDSLAVLLRDRPIDEKNGANASLGFTFQQWWATLSIAELLGGEDDFAVGVEVKEDVAILDSAQAPTTVEFCQVKKHEREGVWVLKDLHKKGSKRKDGTHEHSILAKLYARRAQFGASRANLKFVSNIGVKLPDEAGGASLATNTDLSSLTAEQQTLVKLAISTQLCIPEVEVDLAGVLVYKTNLPLGEPEIFVSGKLEQLSSTGRLPFPLSHTSVAARVLASEIQSRASSTTYARNFEELKLRIISKAQALDILANVAQSRAPLSEILDEATTELDREGHPFIERKDIKAHRVRVCADASDRTNMIFSGVANALQRARFPVEAAIGAKATLGELMNQVVEEARASSLAECSGLPLGYIRAVALLVLFDAIDLNVFTAPAGSEPKEEK
- a CDS encoding S1 family peptidase, whose translation is MLSVRITEDNPALATLQRSWATAIYSDEDGIGPMGSLHEAGDALVALALIEEDGPIVLGSGVMIGPGLAVAATHVLEEFTARNADPVLLTFVPDGARAWLPRERSTVTGPSAFGADRRIVSDISLLGCTLNSEAHVHHPLTLAPLRVALPLVGERLWAFGYRHGALQDAEALITPLVTSGVVTKAYPHGRGERMPSACIEVSMDTKGGMSGGPVVNANGELVGIVSSSIDGGPSYVTLIWEALRLKVSNRLSSPAWGDIDLFAARALGLVKLKGRVRRSKRGDIRMALSEPEAELMAVSVDPAPMVSSRSTRRLLADAQLEEFEERWLPEIETAAADTALAHLEKLALPSVHCFLAASAVPAACLAPIRAFAVEDLEGSEDPDLLSVWEDEDGTVAIAVAFDLLSVVWTVQVPAADYLAVAGDYDAHFINTSVDGPTASMELVQRCHFEAELTLDQEAAQFMQASITFSGVIRPKRRAPPS
- a CDS encoding indolepyruvate ferredoxin oxidoreductase family protein gives rise to the protein MNSPLSAEAAGAMASVSLDDKYTKAVGRVYISGTQALARLPMLQKERDRLAGLNTAGYISGYRGSPLGGLDLALWKAKKHLASHDVVFQPGLNEDLAATAVWGTQQVNLYANAQRDGVFGMWYGKGPGVDRSADVLKHANAAGTSPHGGVLMLAGDDHAAKSSSVAHQSEHLLIACGIPVLYPANVQEYLDFGLHAWAMSRYSGLWVSMKCVTDVVESSASVDIDPERLKIVIPEHFEMPEGGLNIRWPDTPLAQEARMLDYKWYAALEYIRANKLNKVVIDSPNARLGIMAAGKAYLDVRQALTDLGLDEEACQRIGIRLFKVGCVWPLDAQDAREFATGLEEILVVEEKRQILEYALKEELYNWREDVRPRIYGKFDERNNAGGEWSVPRGQWLLPARYELSPAIIAKAIALRLDRVGLPDDVHARLMARIEVIEAKEREAARPRITVERKPWFCSGCPHNTSTRVPEGSRALAGIGCHYMAMWMDRSTETFTQMGGEGVSWLGQMHFSGDKHVFVNLGDGTYFHSGMLAIRAAIAAGANITYKILFNDAVAMTGGQPVDGTLTVPQIACQVAAEGAGRILIVTDEPEKYSERKGLPEHVTVHHRDELDALQKQLRELQGVSILIYDQTCATEKRRRRKRGEYPDPARRPFINPAVCEGCGDCSVASNCLSVEPVETPLGTKRKINQSSCNKDFSCLKGFCPSFVTAEGAQLRKPPAVEASRTGQSIMVPEPVLPLLDKPCGIVVTGVGGTGVVTIGALIGMASHLENKGVTVLDMTGLAQKGGAVMSHVQVAATPEEIHATRIATGEANVLIGCDEIVSASGEVLSKVRQGLTRAVVNSARTPAAEFLSNPDWKFPGVAAENDIRAGVGEDCEFIDANALALQLLGDTLYANPLLLGYAWQKGWLPLGKDALLRAIELNAVAVEKNKQAFEWGRLAAHDRSALPAAPAARTTEAVVMEMPVSLDRVIARRIELLTAYQNERYARRYSDAVASVREAEQRVVGTGKLQLTDAVARNLAKLMAYKDEYEVARLHADPAFLDQLRQQFEGEPGRDYQLNFYLAPPLSAKRDADGHLLKRRYGSWMMGAFKLLARFKGLRGKALDPFGRTEERRQERRLVADYLALIEEFSTSLTAENLSFAIDLARVPEMIRGYGHVKERNMHEAHVRQTALLVNYRKHSPGGAAPSGRGVREALRA